In Silene latifolia isolate original U9 population chromosome X, ASM4854445v1, whole genome shotgun sequence, the following proteins share a genomic window:
- the LOC141617827 gene encoding uncharacterized protein LOC141617827: MGPVGASCVFKGQSWQSYNPFSDTSWHWKKVCHVRDTIKEGFSDGVWSIGVGDYFVKSCYSWLREKRLVVDWHRSVWNVVSPPKHCFIAWLIASHALMLKEKLAKLQISTDDTCCICALAIESHAHLFQECTYIQNIYSSLALKLGTRLDATNQLQYIRKKRWSRLRKQVTTAILLAAWYLIWNQRNEARLFSKVSRPELITEHVWRAIHTRIRVLSPKLITDNDKLWLSRVHLM, from the coding sequence ATGGGTCCAGTGGGTGCATCATGTGTATTTAAAGGACAGTCCTGGCAATCCTATAATCCATTCTCTGATACCAGCTGGCATTGGAAGAAAGTTTGTCATGTTAGAGATACTATCAAGGAAGGGTTTTCTGATGGAGTTTGGAGTATAGGTGTTGGTGACTATTTTGTGAAGTCTTGCTATTCTTGGTTGAGAGAGAAAAGGCTAGTGGTAGACTGGCACAGATCTGTTTGGAATGTTGTTTCTCCTCCTAAGCATTGCTTCATTGCCTGGCTTATTGCTAGTCACGCTTTAATGCTGAAGGAGAAATTGGCTAAGCTGCAGATCTCTACTGATGATACGTGTTGTATTTGTGCTCTTGCTATTGAGAGTCATGCCCATCTGTTTCAAGAGTGCACCTACATTCAAAATATTTATAGTTCCCTGGCTTTGAAGCTAGGTACTCGTCTAGATGCTACTAATCAGTTGCAGTATATCAGAAAGAAGAGATGGAGCAGGCTGAGGAAACAGGTGACAACTGCTATTCTTTTGGCAGCTTGGTACCTGATTTGGAACCAGCGTAATGAAGCTAGGCTATTCTCTAAGGTTTCACGACCTGAATTAATAACTGAGCATGTTTGGCGTGCTATCCACACTAGGATTagagttttgagtcctaagcTTATCACTGATAATGATAAGCTTTGGTTGTCTAGGGTGCATTTGATGTAA
- the LOC141623451 gene encoding uncharacterized protein LOC141623451 produces MVKMGTFLGMSLGAFAFWHSMDKVHVWIALHQDEKREREEKELEVRRMRAELVQHAKQSDSLA; encoded by the exons aTGGTGAAAATGGGAACATTTTTGGGAATGTCATTGGGTGCCTTCGCATTCTGGCACTCTATGGACAAAGTTCATGTTTGGATCGCTCTTCACCAAGACGAAAAG AGAGAACGGGAAGAGAAAGAATTGGAGGTCAGGAGAATGCGGGCAGAGCTCGTACAGCACGCCAAGCAAAGTGACTCTCTTGCATAA